A window of Ptychodera flava strain L36383 chromosome 1, AS_Pfla_20210202, whole genome shotgun sequence contains these coding sequences:
- the LOC139132251 gene encoding ropporin-1-like protein, with product MPGVQGTDAPMYCSQQINIPPDLPDILKQFTKAAIRTQPKDVLQWSAAYFHALATGETPPVKERLEMPTATQKTDTGLTPGLLAVLNRQLGPKKMISQGELEKKWKDNCLPQEQLDNLLSVGSFGNELEWLKFFALACSSLSGNITQAMKVICEVLTKDPEGGAARIPYPLFQDLYTYLAQIDGEISEEQIQSVYEYLQYHVDNQEGMVMPRNFLSKDCPSLGS from the exons ATGCCAGGTGTTCAGGGAACAGATGCACCCATGTACTGCTCACAGCAGATCAACATACCACCAGATCTGCCAGACATTCTCAAACAGTTTACCAAGGCAGCTATCAGAACACAACCTAAGGATGTCCTCCAGTGGTCAGCAGC ATACTTCCATGCCTTGGCAACCGGGGAGACGCCGCCTGTCAAAGAAAGGCTAGAGATGCCCACAGCAACCCAGAAAACAGACACAGGCCTGACACCAGGATTACTTGCTGTTCTCAACAGACAG CTTGGTCCCAAAAAGATGATTTCCCAAGGAGAGCTGGAGAAGAAGTGGAAAGACAACTGTTTGCCTCAGGAACAGCTGGATAATTTGCTTTCGGTCGGCAGTTTTGGAAACGAACTCGAGTGGTTGAAATTCTTCGCACTCGCTTGCTCATCACTGTCAGGg AACATTACACAGGCAATGAAAGTCATATGTGAAGTTTTAACAAAAGACCCCGAGGGGGGAGCGGCTCGCATCCCGTACCCGCTGTTCCAAGACCTGTACACATACCTGGCACAGATAGACGGCGAGATCTCAGAGGAACAGATACAGAGTGTCTATGAGTATCTCCAGTATCATGT TGATAACCAGGAAGGTATGGTAATGCCAAGGAACTTCCTCAGCAAAGACTGTCCAAGCCTTGGATCCTAG